A window of bacterium contains these coding sequences:
- the jag gene encoding RNA-binding cell elongation regulator Jag/EloR: MRFVEETGKTADEAIEKALKTLGAAKEEVKIEVMEEENKGLFGFGASKLVKVKVSLFKNSGIGELSKEILSRILELMEIKAEVIIKETPEIVNLEIKTDDAAILIGKRGQTLNALQEIVTLISNQKSGGELKKRIVVDTEDYRIRRADVLIGLARKTAQEVIKTKQKIELEPMPSQERYVIHSTLQNHPQVKTESVGEGIERRVVISPK, from the coding sequence ATGAGATTTGTAGAGGAAACAGGAAAAACGGCAGATGAGGCAATTGAGAAGGCATTGAAAACTTTAGGTGCGGCAAAAGAAGAGGTCAAGATTGAAGTAATGGAGGAAGAAAATAAAGGATTATTTGGTTTTGGAGCATCAAAATTGGTTAAGGTGAAGGTAAGTCTTTTTAAAAACAGTGGAATCGGCGAATTGAGTAAAGAAATATTAAGTCGGATTTTAGAATTAATGGAGATAAAAGCAGAGGTAATTATAAAAGAGACACCGGAAATAGTCAATTTAGAAATTAAAACTGATGATGCGGCTATTCTTATTGGCAAACGAGGACAAACACTTAATGCCCTTCAAGAAATTGTTACTTTGATATCTAATCAGAAAAGTGGCGGAGAACTCAAAAAAAGAATTGTTGTCGATACTGAAGACTACCGTATTAGACGAGCTGATGTCCTGATTGGTTTAGCCAGAAAAACGGCTCAAGAGGTTATTAAAACAAAACAGAAGATTGAATTAGAACCAATGCCGTCCCAGGAACGATATGTTATTCACTCAACATTACAAAATCATCCTCAGGTAAAAACAGAAAGCGTCGGTGAGGGAATAGAACGAAGAGTGGTAATTTCACCTAAATAA